A single genomic interval of Juglans regia cultivar Chandler chromosome 1, Walnut 2.0, whole genome shotgun sequence harbors:
- the LOC108983633 gene encoding uncharacterized protein LOC108983633, producing the protein MTVHQYAAKFAELSRFAPYLIPDEEKKARKFEEGLNYQIYERVMVLHIQSFSELVHKAILVEQNIKRGVELQETRKRTTLQGSSGMDQGSWKKRNEGSNSGQKRMQGFQSNNLCNFCNNAHTGECRKEMRTCFRCGKSGHFIKDCPLLLLDNRKPNPPLVSQQTSQGNNQRRMGPARVFALTSEGAEEDNHAITGTSLFFSLKALCLS; encoded by the coding sequence atgacggTACACCAGTATGCTGCAAAATTTGCAGAGTTATCACGCTTCGCCCCATATTTGATCCCGGATGAAGAGAAGAAGGCCAGGAAGTTTGAAGAAGGCCTGAATTACCAAATATATGAACGGGTAATGGTCTTGCATATTCAGAGTTTTTCGGAGTTAGTGCACAAGGCAATTCtagtagaacaaaatattaagaGGGGTGTGGAATtgcaagaaacaagaaagagaaCTACTCTACAAGGATCCTCGGGTATGGATCAAGGgtcatggaagaagagaaatgaagggAGCAACTCAGGTCAAAAGCGAATGCAAGGATTTCAATCGAATAACCTCTGCAATTTTTGTAATAATGCACACACGGGAGAGtgcagaaaagaaatgaggacgTGTTTTCGATGTGGAAAGTCCGGACATTTTATCAAGGATTGTCCTTTGCTTCTGTTGGATAACAGGAAGCCTAACCCACCTCTAGTTTCCCAACAAACAAGTCAAGGAAATAATCAACGTAGAATGGGACCAGCCCGAGTGTTTGCTTTGACATCTGAAGGTGCGGAGGAAGACAACCATGCAATCACAGGtacctcactctttttctccTTGAAAGCTTTATGTCTTAGCTGA